The following are from one region of the Aquirufa lenticrescens genome:
- the gyrA gene encoding DNA gyrase subunit A: protein MSLQSNVIPINIEDEMRGAYIDYSMSVIVSRALPDVRDGLKPVHRRVLFGMEELGVSYNKSYKKSARIVGEVLGKYHPHGDSSVYDTMVRMAQDWSLRYPLVDGQGNFGSVDGDSPAAMRYTEARLKRIADELLSDLNKETVDFQPNFDDSLEEPTVLPAKIPNLLLNGTSGIAVGMATNMAPHNLNEVVDGISAYIDNRDITILELMQYIKAPDFPTGGTIYGVQGIRNAFETGRGRIVVRGNATFDTSKTGKEQIVVSEIPYMVNKASLIKQCADLVNDKKIEGISEIRDESDRQGMRIVFDLKRDAVANVVLNNLYKHTALQSSFSVNNVALVKGRPMMLNLKDLIHHFVEHRNEIIVRRTQYDLREARKRAHILEGFIIALDNLDAVIKLIRESKDPNAAQEGLMSKFNLSELQSKAILEMRLQRLTGMEREKIMNEFAEIMKLIEDLEDILAKPERQLQIIKDELNDIKQRYGDERRTQINMTDEEFSVEDMIADDEMLITVSAQGYIKRTPITEYRSQSRGGVGSRAVATKDDDYTEHLFSATMHNWLLFFTERGKCFWLRVYAVPEGSKVSKGRPIQNLMNIENGDTIRAVINVKSITDPDYIDNNFIVMCTEDGTIKKTSLEAYSRPRQNGIIAITIREGDRLLDVALTNGNNQIVIATNTGRSVRFEETRVRPMGRSAAGVKGIWIDEDIPTEKVVGMVCVSDPEVQQLLVVSEKGFGKRSEVEDYRLTNRGGKGVKALNITEKTGNLVAIKEVNDNNDLMIITKAGILIRTSVAELRVMGRNTQGVKLIRLKNESDEISSVTKIEKEPEPEEVEVLEGAELTEGVVDTTNAVTEAPEGGEETASEAASEEVTEE from the coding sequence ATGTCATTACAAAGCAACGTTATCCCTATCAACATCGAAGATGAAATGAGAGGGGCGTACATCGATTATTCGATGTCAGTTATTGTGTCTCGTGCGCTTCCAGACGTACGTGATGGGTTAAAACCAGTTCACAGAAGGGTGTTATTCGGAATGGAGGAACTGGGGGTTAGTTACAACAAATCCTATAAGAAGTCTGCTCGTATTGTCGGAGAGGTACTGGGTAAGTATCACCCACACGGTGATTCTTCCGTGTATGACACGATGGTTCGTATGGCCCAAGATTGGTCATTGCGTTATCCTTTAGTGGATGGCCAGGGTAACTTTGGATCTGTGGATGGTGATTCTCCGGCAGCGATGCGTTATACGGAGGCTCGTTTGAAGCGTATTGCGGATGAGTTGCTTTCTGATTTGAACAAAGAAACGGTTGATTTTCAGCCTAACTTCGATGATTCCCTAGAGGAGCCTACCGTTTTACCAGCTAAGATTCCTAACTTACTATTGAACGGTACATCAGGTATCGCGGTAGGTATGGCGACGAATATGGCGCCTCACAACCTAAATGAGGTAGTAGATGGTATTTCTGCTTATATCGACAACCGTGATATCACGATTCTTGAGTTGATGCAGTATATCAAAGCACCGGATTTCCCTACAGGAGGTACGATTTATGGTGTGCAAGGTATTCGCAATGCATTCGAGACAGGTAGAGGTCGTATCGTAGTGCGTGGAAACGCTACTTTTGATACGTCTAAAACAGGTAAAGAGCAGATCGTTGTTTCTGAGATTCCTTACATGGTTAATAAAGCGTCCTTAATCAAGCAATGTGCTGATTTAGTGAATGACAAAAAGATCGAAGGTATTTCAGAGATTCGCGATGAGTCTGACCGTCAAGGGATGCGCATCGTATTCGATTTAAAGCGTGATGCGGTAGCGAATGTAGTTTTGAATAACCTTTACAAGCATACAGCGTTACAATCATCATTCTCGGTAAATAACGTAGCCTTGGTGAAAGGTCGCCCTATGATGTTGAATCTAAAAGACTTGATTCACCACTTCGTAGAGCATAGAAATGAGATTATCGTACGTCGTACACAATACGATTTGCGTGAGGCACGCAAGCGTGCACATATTTTGGAAGGCTTTATTATTGCTTTAGATAATCTAGATGCGGTAATTAAGTTAATCCGTGAGTCGAAAGATCCGAATGCGGCTCAAGAAGGCTTAATGTCTAAATTCAACTTGTCTGAACTTCAATCGAAGGCTATCCTGGAGATGCGTTTACAACGCTTAACCGGTATGGAGCGTGAGAAGATCATGAATGAGTTTGCGGAGATTATGAAGTTGATTGAAGATTTGGAAGATATTTTGGCCAAACCAGAACGTCAATTACAAATCATCAAAGACGAATTAAACGACATCAAACAACGTTATGGCGATGAGCGTAGAACGCAAATCAATATGACGGATGAAGAATTCTCAGTAGAGGATATGATTGCGGATGACGAGATGTTAATCACGGTTTCTGCACAAGGTTATATCAAACGTACTCCAATCACAGAATACCGTTCACAATCACGTGGTGGCGTAGGTTCTCGTGCTGTTGCAACGAAAGATGACGATTACACGGAGCATTTGTTCTCTGCAACGATGCACAACTGGTTATTGTTCTTCACAGAGCGCGGTAAATGTTTCTGGTTACGTGTTTACGCGGTTCCAGAAGGGTCTAAGGTTTCCAAAGGTCGTCCTATCCAAAACTTGATGAACATCGAGAACGGTGACACCATTAGAGCCGTCATCAACGTGAAGTCGATTACTGATCCTGATTACATTGATAATAACTTCATTGTGATGTGTACAGAAGACGGTACGATCAAGAAAACGTCATTAGAGGCATATTCTCGTCCACGTCAAAATGGTATCATCGCTATTACTATTCGTGAAGGAGACCGTTTATTAGACGTTGCCTTGACAAATGGTAACAACCAAATCGTTATTGCTACTAACACTGGCCGTTCTGTTCGTTTTGAAGAGACACGCGTTCGCCCAATGGGTCGTTCAGCAGCTGGTGTGAAAGGTATTTGGATCGATGAAGACATTCCTACGGAGAAAGTGGTAGGTATGGTTTGCGTTTCTGATCCGGAAGTACAACAATTGTTAGTGGTATCGGAGAAAGGATTTGGTAAGCGTTCTGAAGTAGAAGATTACCGCTTAACAAACCGCGGTGGTAAAGGTGTTAAAGCCTTGAATATCACGGAGAAAACGGGTAATCTAGTCGCTATCAAAGAGGTGAATGATAACAATGACTTGATGATTATCACCAAAGCGGGTATCTTAATCCGTACGAGCGTCGCTGAACTTCGTGTGATGGGACGTAATACACAAGGGGTTAAATTAATTCGCTTGAAAAATGAATCTGATGAGATTTCATCTGTAACGAAGATCGAAAAAGAGCCGGAGCCTGAAGAGGTAGAGGTTTTAGAAGGTGCTGAGTTAACAGAAGGAGTAGTTGATACGACAAATGCTGTAACTGAAGCTCCGGAAGGAGGGGAGGAGACAGCATCTGAAGCAGCCTCAGAAGAAGTAACTGAAGAATAA
- a CDS encoding tetratricopeptide repeat protein: protein MKKLLLSLFTVALAMNASFGQAEKALVDAQKKNISEAIKKSDEDVKKAPTKARLWLTRSQAYLDLASFPDSTFALTNPEAAFQALDFANEAIKLDTKDGKKGSVAKEADQMMVDKKFSNAFLNMGVVKYQGKDYRGSLRYMAKASEVAPNDTITAMYTGVTAQLCQEDKIAQAAYEKYLTIGGKDLAILYGLSQIYKNNKDEDKALNIIEKAIAIYPSNKDLKGEKFNMLIAFNRIDQAITQLTQTTANDPKDGISWLNLGLLYENKVSGLNDEIRKIQDKSFKVQEADRRLTAQNDQISAFQDEVKRTKAKLKAATTPKAKASVNSQVASLETKVKDLIEVQKGIQTEKTAAEAAAGDAAANKAKIDELTAKVKEIRANLPNYYTKALEVDATNYDALYQLGAYYYNDAVEIKKQLNGMDMNDYKKSGKDLEAKLAVKYNEALPYFERGFKVKKDEDLKEILKQVYRELKDEAKLAELEK, encoded by the coding sequence ATGAAAAAACTACTTTTATCCCTGTTTACGGTGGCTTTGGCGATGAATGCTTCATTTGGCCAAGCAGAAAAAGCACTAGTTGATGCACAAAAGAAAAACATCAGCGAAGCGATCAAAAAATCTGACGAAGACGTTAAAAAGGCCCCTACAAAGGCTCGTTTATGGTTGACTCGTTCACAAGCTTATTTAGATTTAGCGTCTTTCCCAGATTCTACTTTCGCTTTAACTAACCCAGAAGCAGCTTTCCAAGCGTTGGATTTTGCTAATGAGGCGATCAAATTAGATACGAAAGATGGTAAAAAAGGTTCAGTAGCAAAAGAGGCTGACCAAATGATGGTGGACAAGAAATTCTCTAATGCCTTTTTAAATATGGGTGTGGTGAAATACCAAGGGAAAGATTACAGAGGTTCACTTCGTTATATGGCTAAAGCTTCTGAAGTAGCGCCTAATGACACGATTACAGCGATGTACACAGGTGTTACAGCTCAACTTTGCCAAGAAGACAAAATCGCACAGGCAGCTTATGAGAAGTATTTGACTATTGGAGGTAAAGACTTAGCTATCTTATACGGATTGTCTCAAATCTACAAGAATAACAAAGACGAAGACAAAGCATTAAACATCATTGAAAAAGCAATCGCTATTTATCCTTCAAACAAAGACTTGAAAGGGGAGAAGTTCAATATGTTGATTGCTTTCAACCGTATTGATCAAGCGATTACGCAATTAACTCAAACAACAGCTAACGATCCTAAAGATGGTATTTCTTGGTTAAACCTAGGTTTATTGTATGAAAACAAGGTTTCTGGATTAAATGACGAAATCAGAAAGATTCAAGATAAATCATTCAAAGTTCAAGAGGCAGATCGCCGTCTAACAGCTCAAAATGATCAAATTTCTGCTTTCCAAGACGAAGTTAAGCGTACGAAAGCGAAATTAAAGGCAGCTACAACGCCTAAAGCTAAAGCTTCTGTTAATAGCCAAGTAGCTAGTTTGGAAACGAAAGTGAAAGATTTAATCGAGGTTCAAAAAGGTATCCAAACAGAAAAAACAGCAGCTGAAGCTGCAGCAGGGGATGCCGCAGCAAACAAAGCTAAAATCGATGAATTAACAGCTAAAGTGAAGGAAATTCGTGCGAATTTGCCTAATTACTACACAAAAGCGTTAGAAGTAGATGCAACAAACTATGATGCATTATACCAATTAGGTGCTTATTATTACAATGATGCCGTTGAGATTAAGAAGCAATTAAATGGTATGGATATGAATGATTACAAGAAGTCTGGTAAGGATTTAGAAGCTAAATTAGCGGTAAAATACAACGAGGCTTTACCGTATTTCGAGCGTGGTTTCAAAGTTAAGAAAGACGAAGACTTGAAAGAAATCTTAAAACAAGTGTATCGTGAATTGAAAGACGAAGCTAAATTAGCTGAGTTAGAGAAATAA
- a CDS encoding sensor histidine kinase translates to MQIRSRLTYQFTYLVSAILFVSYFVIYIFTQENYKDKFYSRLRQKANTTAQLLVNVNQVDSKLMGIIGQTNRDLLYRESILVYDLCNERIYASNDSINLHIDVDLIKQVRQKQEIRFQREDIEVLGTVFATPQGRLVVFAGAVDQYSAENAKDLKNILIALFLLFILIVVLSGWFFAGQAVNPISEVIQQVDKLSPKRLEERLKSPDFEDEIGKMVSTVNRLLERIENAFKLQKTFIANVSHELKNPLTKISSQLEVSLLKERETGDYKNTISSVLEDTQELAAITESLLELNKLSLSDSQAGFNEWRIDEILWEARSLTQKLNSAYKVSIDTSHMPEDEEMLLIKADDKLILTAIKNLMENACKFSPSKSAQVSFKNSGNSIQIFVRNEGKGIPANDLPYIFQPFFRGENTASSKGYGIGLSLVERIVQLHNGQISVVSVPDSFTEFTVTFHVSNQ, encoded by the coding sequence ATGCAGATTAGATCCAGGCTGACCTACCAGTTTACCTACCTCGTTTCTGCGATTTTATTCGTATCCTATTTTGTCATCTACATCTTCACGCAAGAGAATTACAAGGACAAATTTTATAGCCGTTTACGCCAAAAAGCGAACACAACGGCTCAACTATTGGTCAACGTAAACCAGGTTGACTCCAAATTAATGGGGATCATCGGGCAAACCAACCGCGATTTATTGTACCGGGAGAGTATTTTGGTATACGATTTATGCAACGAGCGAATCTACGCCTCGAACGATAGCATCAACCTCCACATCGATGTAGATCTCATTAAACAAGTCCGCCAAAAGCAAGAAATACGCTTTCAACGGGAAGATATCGAGGTTCTTGGTACTGTTTTCGCCACGCCACAGGGCCGTTTAGTCGTTTTTGCGGGAGCAGTGGATCAATATTCGGCGGAGAATGCGAAAGATTTAAAAAACATCCTAATCGCGCTATTTCTCTTATTTATCCTCATTGTAGTGCTGTCAGGCTGGTTTTTTGCGGGTCAAGCAGTCAATCCAATCTCTGAAGTAATCCAACAAGTGGATAAATTATCGCCCAAACGCCTGGAAGAACGCCTCAAATCGCCTGATTTTGAGGACGAAATAGGGAAGATGGTGTCTACGGTCAACCGATTATTAGAACGCATTGAGAACGCCTTTAAATTACAAAAGACCTTTATTGCGAACGTTTCACACGAATTAAAGAATCCATTAACTAAAATTTCGTCCCAATTAGAAGTAAGTCTTTTGAAAGAAAGAGAGACTGGGGATTATAAAAATACCATCAGCTCCGTATTAGAAGACACCCAAGAATTAGCCGCGATCACGGAATCTTTATTAGAATTGAATAAACTAAGCTTATCCGACAGCCAGGCAGGATTTAATGAATGGAGAATCGACGAAATCCTTTGGGAAGCAAGAAGTTTAACCCAAAAACTCAACTCCGCCTACAAAGTCAGCATCGACACCTCACACATGCCAGAGGACGAGGAAATGCTATTAATCAAGGCAGATGACAAACTAATTTTAACGGCCATTAAGAATTTGATGGAGAATGCGTGCAAATTCAGCCCATCCAAATCTGCGCAAGTTAGCTTCAAGAATTCCGGAAATTCCATACAAATTTTCGTTAGAAACGAAGGAAAAGGCATCCCCGCGAACGATTTACCCTACATATTCCAACCGTTCTTTAGAGGCGAAAATACAGCCTCTTCTAAGGGCTACGGCATCGGTTTATCTCTCGTTGAACGTATCGTTCAATTACACAATGGCCAAATCTCAGTGGTTTCTGTGCCAGATTCGTTTACGGAGTTTACGGTAACGTTTCACGTTAGTAATCAGTAG
- a CDS encoding response regulator transcription factor, with translation MKILLIEDEPKTVQSLKQGLEENSYEVEVAYDGTIAKQLALRNNYSLIVSDIIIPGINGLELCKQLRAEGIQTPILMLTALSTTDDKLLGFDAGADDYLGKPFDFKEFLARIKALLKRSSQTQLDAQVLKFADLEMDLISKLVTRSGQSINLTSKEFQLLEYFLRNQEMVISKAQIAENIWEVEDENSSNLIEVYVNYLRKKVDKGFSSKLIHTQFGRGYILKNE, from the coding sequence ATCAAAATACTCCTCATAGAAGACGAACCTAAAACTGTTCAATCCCTGAAACAAGGATTAGAAGAGAACAGCTATGAGGTGGAAGTGGCCTATGACGGGACCATCGCGAAGCAATTAGCCTTGCGAAATAATTACTCCTTAATTGTATCAGACATTATTATTCCAGGTATCAATGGCCTTGAATTATGTAAACAGTTGAGAGCAGAAGGAATTCAGACACCTATCTTAATGCTGACTGCATTAAGTACTACAGATGACAAACTACTAGGTTTTGATGCGGGTGCAGATGATTATCTGGGCAAACCCTTTGATTTTAAAGAGTTTTTGGCCCGTATTAAAGCATTATTAAAACGTTCATCTCAGACTCAATTAGATGCACAGGTACTGAAATTTGCAGATTTAGAGATGGATCTTATCAGTAAATTAGTCACGCGTTCTGGACAGTCTATTAATTTGACCTCCAAAGAGTTTCAATTACTGGAATACTTCCTTAGAAACCAAGAAATGGTGATTTCGAAGGCTCAAATAGCTGAGAATATTTGGGAAGTAGAGGATGAAAATAGCTCGAATTTGATCGAAGTTTATGTTAATTACTTGCGTAAAAAGGTCGATAAAGGCTTTTCTAGTAAGTTGATTCACACCCAATTTGGTAGAGGATATATCCTTAAAAACGAATAA
- a CDS encoding pyrophosphohydrolase domain-containing protein, whose product MEKLDSLNQVAQFHTTFGAPILNQPTIPAAERCNLRVSLLAEELDELKEAIAANDLVEVADALCDLQYVLSGAVLEFGLGEKFVELFNEVQRSNMSKACASLEEAEYTVKFYQDKDGTEAEIKEENGVWKVYRKADNKVLKSINYSPADLKSILK is encoded by the coding sequence ATGGAAAAACTAGACTCATTGAACCAGGTGGCTCAATTCCACACGACCTTTGGAGCCCCTATACTTAATCAACCCACCATACCTGCTGCAGAACGTTGCAATCTACGTGTTAGCCTGTTAGCAGAAGAATTAGATGAATTGAAAGAAGCGATAGCCGCTAATGATTTAGTAGAGGTAGCTGATGCACTTTGTGATCTTCAATATGTATTATCTGGGGCGGTTTTAGAGTTTGGACTAGGTGAAAAATTCGTCGAATTATTCAATGAAGTGCAGCGTTCTAATATGTCTAAAGCGTGTGCATCCTTAGAAGAAGCTGAATATACCGTGAAATTTTACCAAGATAAAGATGGTACAGAAGCGGAGATAAAAGAAGAAAACGGTGTTTGGAAAGTGTATCGTAAGGCCGATAATAAAGTACTAAAGTCAATTAATTACTCTCCAGCGGACTTGAAATCCATCCTAAAATGA
- a CDS encoding helix-turn-helix domain-containing protein produces the protein MNLSGKIELLIQVKKLSASQFADTLGIPRSSISHILSGRNKPSLDVVQKILIAFPEIPAEELLDDKRDLSISAPAPKAAPSPVASTPSLFDAIIPSAPESPKNNLPEQTIVQSNLRRPRESSPKASQPVVSAPTTTAHLAKKIERVLIFYTDGTFSESKPQ, from the coding sequence ATGAATCTAAGCGGAAAGATCGAATTGTTAATTCAAGTAAAGAAACTAAGTGCATCTCAGTTTGCGGATACTTTAGGAATTCCTCGTAGTAGTATCTCTCACATTCTCTCAGGAAGAAATAAGCCTAGCTTAGATGTCGTACAAAAGATTCTCATTGCTTTCCCTGAAATTCCCGCGGAAGAGTTATTAGATGATAAACGCGATTTATCTATTTCGGCACCCGCTCCTAAAGCAGCTCCTTCTCCGGTCGCATCTACTCCATCTCTTTTTGATGCCATTATACCTAGCGCGCCAGAATCGCCTAAAAATAATTTACCTGAACAAACGATCGTACAATCGAATCTCAGACGCCCTAGAGAAAGTAGCCCAAAAGCAAGCCAACCAGTGGTGTCAGCTCCAACTACTACCGCTCATCTCGCTAAAAAGATTGAACGAGTACTGATTTTTTATACAGATGGTACTTTCTCTGAAAGTAAACCTCAATAA
- a CDS encoding CvfB family protein, which produces MENELKIGEYNHLRIIKEVPFGLYLDGYEDEILLPLQYVPETYEIDSSIDVFIYRDSEDRIIATTLKPYATIKQFAYLEVKSVTPLGVFLEWGLAKDLFVPFSQQYQKMVVGKFYLVYIYLDAQTDRIVASARIENFLPAFIEEEENRFAPGTKIEAVPFEYTDLGIKCLVDNCKIGMLFKNEIFTNVTLGENTFVYIENLREDGRLDLRLEPVGRVRLDAQVEKVLQAIKDNKGVLYLHDKSPAEDIYDQLGMSKKDFKKAIGGLYKSKLIALHSDCVSLL; this is translated from the coding sequence ATGGAAAATGAATTGAAAATTGGTGAATACAATCACCTTCGTATTATCAAAGAAGTACCTTTTGGCCTCTATTTAGATGGTTACGAAGATGAAATCCTATTACCCTTACAATACGTCCCAGAAACGTATGAAATCGATTCATCGATTGATGTTTTCATCTACCGAGATTCAGAAGACCGCATCATTGCCACTACTTTAAAACCCTATGCCACCATTAAGCAATTCGCTTATTTGGAGGTTAAATCAGTTACACCACTAGGGGTATTCTTAGAATGGGGATTAGCGAAGGACTTATTTGTTCCCTTCAGTCAACAATACCAAAAAATGGTGGTAGGCAAATTCTACCTCGTTTACATTTACCTAGATGCCCAAACAGATCGCATCGTCGCTTCTGCCAGAATAGAAAACTTCTTGCCTGCCTTTATAGAGGAGGAAGAAAATCGTTTTGCACCTGGTACAAAAATCGAAGCTGTTCCATTTGAATACACTGACCTAGGTATTAAATGCTTAGTTGACAATTGTAAAATTGGAATGCTATTCAAAAATGAGATATTTACAAATGTAACATTAGGCGAAAATACATTTGTCTACATTGAAAATTTGCGAGAGGACGGGCGCCTGGATTTACGTTTGGAACCAGTGGGACGTGTACGTTTAGATGCACAAGTAGAGAAAGTCTTGCAGGCAATTAAGGATAACAAAGGCGTCTTGTATCTACACGATAAAAGCCCAGCCGAAGATATCTACGATCAGTTAGGGATGTCTAAAAAGGATTTCAAGAAAGCTATTGGAGGATTATACAAAAGTAAACTGATTGCACTTCACTCTGACTGTGTGTCACTTTTGTAA